In Cryptomeria japonica chromosome 10, Sugi_1.0, whole genome shotgun sequence, a genomic segment contains:
- the LOC131052013 gene encoding histone H4, giving the protein MSGRGKGGKGLGKGGAKRHRKVLRDNIQGITKPAIRRLARRGGVKRISGLIYEETRGVLKIFLENVIRDAVTYTEHARRKTVTAMDVVYALKRQGRTLYGFGG; this is encoded by the coding sequence ATGTCGGGACGAGGGAAGGGAGGAAAGGGTTTGGGGAAGGGAGGTGCAAAGAGGCACAGGAAGGTGCTGCGAGATAACATTCAGGGCATCACTAAGCCCGCAATTCGTCGCCTTGCAAGGAGAGGAGGCGTTAAGCGTATCAGCGGCCTTATCTATGAAGAAACCAGAGGGGTTCTGAAGATCTTCCTCGAGAATGTAATCAGAGATGCTGTTACCTACACTGAGCACGCACGCAGGAAGACTGTTACAGCTATGGATGTCGTCTACGCCTTAAAGAGGCAAGGCAGGACTCTCTACGGCTTTGGCGGCTGA